A single region of the Lotus japonicus ecotype B-129 chromosome 4, LjGifu_v1.2 genome encodes:
- the LOC130712946 gene encoding uncharacterized protein LOC130712946, which yields MKGKRIPVNVPNAPMDNVSFHFPDSAQRWKYVVQRRLAIERELHEDALELKEIMEVISAAGLMKTVKDLGRCFDKLVREFIVNIPADCDGTSSAEYRKVFVRGKCINFSSEVINEFLGRSPVVVAQGEPDLNRITTTLTGKLVRKWPTKGLLPFGSLTAKYVVLYKIGTANWMATNHLSGMTPPLATMLYFVGTGEIIAHQQPTLVMADESQGKKPLPLKFDYRLFAGTHVPDIVLSAAKGTARASGTKAVGSSKEDILAELKAVSKSLGDTIQACKVRKLNVDRLIKVMSDVATAAAEKETLLSAIVVW from the exons ATGAAAGGTAAGAGGATTCCTGTCAATGTTCCTAATGCTCCTATGGACAATGTGTCCTTTCATTTTCCAGACTCTGCTCAGAGATGGAAATATGTGGTTCAAAGGAGGCTTGCTATTGAAAGGGAACTGCATGAAGATGCCTTGGAACTCAAGGAAATCATGGAAGTTATCTCTGCTGCTGGTTTGATGAAGACTGTCAAGGATCTTGGCAGATGTTTTGACAAGCTTGTTAGGGAGTTCATTGTGAACATCCCTGCTGATTGTGATGGTACTTCTAGTGCTGAGTACAGGAAGGTGTTTGTGAGGGGGAAGTGCATCAACTTCTCTTCTGAAGTGATCAATGAGTTTTTGGGCAGAAGCCCTGTTGTTGTGGCTCAGGGGGAGCCTGATTTGAATAGGATTACTACAACCCTTACTGGGAAGTTGGTCAGGAAGTGGCCTACGAAGGGATTGCTTCCATTTGGGAGTCTTACTGCCAAATATGTTGTTCTCTACAAGATTGGTACTGCCAATTGGATGGCCACCAATCACTTGTCTGGTATGACTCCACCTCTGGCCACAATGCTTTATTTTGTTGGAACTGGAG AGATCATTGCACATCAACAACCTACTCTTGTGATGGCTGATGAGTCTCAAGGTAAGAAGCCCCTGCCTCTCAAGTTTGACTACCGGTTGTTTGCTGGGACACATGTTCCAGACATTGTGCTCTCTGCAGCAAAGGGAACTGCCAGAGCCAGTGGCACTAAGGCAGTTGGTTCTAGCAAGGAAGACATATTGGCTGAGTTGAAGGCGGTCTCCAAGTCTCTTGGTGACACTATTCAGGCTTGCAAGGTCAGAAAACTCAATGTTGATCGACTCATCAAGGTTATGTCAGATGTTGCAACTGCTGCTGCTGAGaaagaaa CTCTG CTTTCTGCTATTGTGGTTTGGTAG